The genomic interval CCTCAAATTGCCAAGAGTCTAAAACAAAAATCGAGATAATAATAAAGAATATTTTTGCACAGCCGGCAGACAAGCTTACTACCCCCGTCCTAGCACAATAATAGTTGCTAAATGTTTATTACTACCTTAAATTTGGTTTTGCTTAAAAGACTGGTAGTGTTCAATTCATGTGAACAGAAAGGCGCTGGACTGGATTTCTTTGCCGTAGGAGGATCTTGAAGACTCTAAGGCTGACTACAATGAAGGACTTATGCCAGCTCAGTGTTCCACGCCGAGCCGTGTGCCAAGAAGTCTTTAAAGGGATTAATCGTAGCACAAGGATTTGAGCCTGAAAAACTTACAGACCAAGCCTAGTTTTAAAATACCTCATAGCTTCGGGACAAGCTAAGTTAAATCAATACTATGAGTTGTCTTATCACACGATTTTTAGGCGCTTACCTTAAGAGGTACTTTGAGACATCACAGCAAGTGGAGACAAGGCTTTTGAATTTTCGATCTGAGGAACTTTTTACTTCTGGGTATCAGTCGAGATGACACTTTCAACGTCCCATACCTCGACTCTTTCTGGCTCCCGGGGCAGATCCTCCCTGTCTGGTACGAAGACAATTCTTTTGCATGGAAATCTTGATAGCTTCTCCTCTATGTTTCTCAACTCGCTTCTTGGGATGTTCTCTTTCCACTTCACCTCGACTACGGCTACTAGTTTCTGGAAATCCGTAAGCGCTATATCTACTTCATAGTCCTTTTCGACAATCTTCTCGGGCCAAAGCCCCATCTTTCTCGACAACAATCTTGCGACGAACTGTTCAGCATAGAGAGGTATCCTCTCGGCCAGCACCTTTAAGGCCTGGGCCTCCTGGATATCTCTCTCACTTACACCATACTTCGCATCGAGATAATAATAGTAGTCTATCACCGGGGAAGCATGCCTATAATAATACTTGTTTTTCCCATAAATCTTAACTTTCTCAAGCAACCCTATATCCGCGAGGATCTTTAGGTAAGGATGCACCAAGCTCGGGTCCTGTGCCGGGATCAACCTGTGCGAGTATAGCTGTGAAGCTATCTCGGTCGACACCTGCCTTCCATCGGCTACAGCTTTTAGTATGCCGTCGTATACACGGGTATACATCCTCTCTTCCTCCGTAAAAATCTCCCCAATAAGCGAGGGAACAGTAAGCCTCACCGTTCCTGGAAGGGCTCTAAAAAAATCTCCAGCGCTCTCCCAAACGGGGACAAGCCACGGCTCTCTCAAAAAGATAGAATACTCTACCAACTTTTTCTTGTCGCCTATCTTGTCCCTCAAGTTCAACAAAATGTCTACCTCATCTATTAAGCCCATTCTAAAGTCCGAGAAAAGGCCAAGAACAGGCGAGTGCTTCCCAATTAGCTCCCTAGCCAACCACAGTGTCGAAGAGACAGCGACAAGCCTCCCCCTCACCCCCAGCCTGTGAAGCAAGTCAAAAAATTCGCCCGGCAATCGCTGGACTTCATCAACAACCACAGCCTCGTCTCTCTCTAAGCTCTGAGCAACCTCCCGCTTGAAGGTCTCATAGCTCAAAACAGAGTCTTCCTCGTATATGAGCCC from Thermofilum adornatum carries:
- a CDS encoding ATP-binding protein, producing the protein MVSIIRFSDVERFRNTGRWVLVYGRRKVGKSFFVRSSVEYDRYYFVGRGGLIYEEDSVLSYETFKREVAQSLERDEAVVVDEVQRLPGEFFDLLHRLGVRGRLVAVSSTLWLARELIGKHSPVLGLFSDFRMGLIDEVDILLNLRDKIGDKKKLVEYSIFLREPWLVPVWESAGDFFRALPGTVRLTVPSLIGEIFTEEERMYTRVYDGILKAVADGRQVSTEIASQLYSHRLIPAQDPSLVHPYLKILADIGLLEKVKIYGKNKYYYRHASPVIDYYYYLDAKYGVSERDIQEAQALKVLAERIPLYAEQFVARLLSRKMGLWPEKIVEKDYEVDIALTDFQKLVAVVEVKWKENIPRSELRNIEEKLSRFPCKRIVFVPDREDLPREPERVEVWDVESVISTDTQK